CTTCGCGCGCCTCACCGGAGGGGAACGCGAGTACGAGTCCTGGCAGCGTTTCTACGCCATGACCGGCCGCGTCGCCGAAAGGGTGTTCCCCACCCTGACCGAGCCCCTGCCCATCCGTGGCGAGCTCCGCCGCCGCATCGACGACGAGGACGCCTGGCGCACCCTCTTCGAGGAGCCGATCGGCGCCGCCGTCGAAGCGAACTTCGAGGACGACCTCGTACGCGGTGTCGTCCTCACCGACGCCCTGATCGGCACCTTCGCAGACGCCCACGACCCCTCCCTGCGGCAGAACCGCTGCTTCCTCTACCACGTCATCGGCGGCGGCACCGGCGCCTGGGACGTGCCCGTGGGCGGCATGGGCGCCCTGACCGACGCGCTGGCCGCCGCCGCCCGGAACGCGGGCGCCGTGCTGGCCACCGGCCACGAGGCCGTGCGGGTGGACACGGACGGCCGCGCCGCCGAGGTGACCTACCGGACGGCCGACGGGGAGGGCACGGTCGGCGCCCGGCATGTCCTGGTGAACGCCTCGCCGCAGGAACTGGCCGCGCTGACGGGGGAGGCGCCGCCGAGCCCCGCCGAGGGTGCCCAGCTCAAGGTGAACATGCTGCTCACCCGGCTGCCGAGGCTCAAGGACACCTCCGTCGACCCGCGCGAGGCGTTCGCCGGGACCTTCCACATCGCCGAGGGGTACGAGCAGCTGGCCGCCGCCCATGCCCAGGCGACGGCCGGTGAACTGCCCGCCGCACCGCCGTCCGAGATCTACTGCCACTCGCTCACCGACCCGACGATCCTCGGCCCGGACCTCGTCGAGCGGGGCTACCAGACGCTGACCCTCTTCGGCCTGCACACGCCCGCACGGCTGTTCACGCGCGACCACGACGCGGTACGGGACGAGCTCCTGAAATCCACCCTCGCCCAGCTCGACGCCCACCTCGCCGAATCCCTCGCGGACTGCCTGGCCACCGACGCCGACGGACGTCCCTGCATCGAGGCGAAGACCCCCCTCGACCTGGAACGCGACCTGCGCCTGCCCGGCGGCAACATCTTCCACCGCGACCTGAGCTGGCCGTACGCCCAGGAGGACAGCGGACGCTGGGGAGTGGAGACCGGGAACGCGAACGTCCTGCTGTGTGGGGCGGGCGCGGTTCGCGGGGGCGGGGTGAGCGGGGTGCCGGGACACAACGCGGCCATGGCCGTGCTGGAGGCGGACGAGGGCTGAGCGCGGGTTCCGGCGGGTTCGCCGGGTCAGTTCGTGGACGCGGTCCAGCCCACCGCCTCGATACGTGCCGCGTCCGCCGGGCGCGTCTCGTCGAACGCGGTGCCGTCGGTGCCGCGTACGGTCAGGCCGTCCACGTACGCTCCACGGCCGGTGTACAGCCGATCGGTCGTGTACCGCCAGCGCAGGACAAGGGCCGGTGCGGCGGGAAGGTCCGCCGAGAGGCGCTGCCAGACGCGCCCCGACCAGCCGGTGACCGAACCCGTCTGATGCTCGTGCGCGGTGCCGTCCGGGGTCGCTGTCATGAACGGGACCGGCTGCCAGGTCGTGCCGCCGTCGGCAGAGGACTCCAGGACCAGGACGTCCGACTGCGGCTCGGTGTCCCACCACAGGGCGCAGCGCAGACGGGAGCGGGCGGTGGTGGCGAGGGGCGGGAGGGTGAGCGTAGCCGTCGTCGCGCTCGCCATGCCGGAGAACCAGGCCGTACGTCCGTGACGGGGCCGGACCGGCACCGCGCGGGCCAGGTTGTTCGCGGCGGCGACCCGGGGCGCGGACCCGGAGCGCCAACTGCGCACGGGGTGCACGGAGTTGCCGAGGACGACGAGGAAGGAGTCGGTCGTCGGGTCGAGGACGAGCGAGGTGCCGGTGAAGCCGGTGTGCCCCGCGGTGCGGGGTGTGGCCATCGCGCCCATGTACCAGTGCTGGTAGAGCTCGAAACCGAGTCCGTGCTCGTCCCCGGGGAAGGCCGTGTTGAAGTCGGTGAACATCAGCTCGACCGACGCCGGCGACAGGATGCGCGCCCTGCCGTAGGCGCCGCCGTTGAGCAGCGTGCGGCCGAGAACGGCCAGGTCCCAGGCTGACGAGAAGACGCCCGCGTGGCCGGCGACTCCGCCGAGACTGTAGGCGTTCTCGTCGTGCACCTCGCCCCACACCAGGCCCCGGTCGAGGCCGGACCAGGGCGCGCGGGCGTCCTCGGTGGCGGCGATCGCCGGTTTCCAGGAGGCGGGCGGGTTGTAGCGCGTGCGGTGCATGCCGAGCGGAGCGGTGATCCGCTCGCGGAGCTGGGTGTCCAGGGGGAGGCCGGTGATCTTCTCCAGGACCAGCTGGAGCGAGATCAGATTGAGGTCCGAGTAGAGGTACTTGGTGCCCGGCGGGTTCAGGGGCGCCTGGTTCCAGATGAGTTCGAGTTTCTCCTCTCGGGACGGGGCGTTGTAGAGCGGGATCCAGGCGCGGAATCCCGATGTATGGGTGAGAAGTTGACGGATCGTCACCCCCTGCTTGCCGGCCCGCGCGAACTCCGGCAGATACGCGGCGACCCTTCCCTCCAGCTCCAGTGCGCCCCGCTCCAGTTGCTGCACGGCCAGGATCGACGTGAACAGCTTGGAGACCGAGGCGAGGTCGAACACCGTGTCCTCGGACATCCGGATCTGCTCCGAGGCCGGGAACTCGACGCCGGTGTCCGTCTGTTCGTCGTAGGCCGCATAGCGCACCGCCATGCCGATCGGCCGATGGAGGGCCACGGTGGAGCCGCGGCCGGCGAGCAGCACCGCGCCCGCGTACCAGGGGTGGTTCGGGGAGGGGGCGAGGAACGCCTCGGCGTCCGCGACCAGTTGGTCCAGGTGCCGGGGGAGGAGCCCGGCCCGTTCGGGTGAGCCGTGACGCAGGGCCGGGTGTCGGCCCGTTGTCCTGGGGGTGGCCTCGGCCGGTCCGGCGGGGAGGGAGGCGAAGGCCAGGGCGCCGCCCAACGCCATGGTCCGGCCGACCAGCTGACGTCGCGTCAGCCTGTCGCCCGCCGCGTCTTCCGTCATCGAGGGCCTCCCGGCGCACCGTCTGAAAGTATTTTTCGCGACTGTCCCGCAGGGTGAAACATTCGTGTCACCCGAGGCGCGTGTCAACCGTATGCGGGCCGCGAGGGTTCTCACGGCCAAGAATCTGACGGTGTATCAGAAAAGGTCTTCCCTCGTCCGGAGGACTGCGGCATCCTGCGGCCATGCAGACGGAGCTGAGCAAGAAACTGGGAATCGAGCACGCCGTCTTCGGCTTCACGCCGTTCCCCGCCGTCGCCGCGGCCATCAGCCGGGCCGGGGGTTTCGGGGTGCTCGGCGCGGTCCGATACACGGCGCCGGACGACCTCAAACGCGACCTGGACTGGATCGAGGCCCATGTCGACGGCCGGCCGTACGGCCTGGACGTCGTCATGCCGGCCCGGAAGGTCGAGGGGGTGACCGAGGCCGAGGTCGAGGCGATGATCCCCGAGGGGCACCGCCAGTTCGTCCGGGACACCCTGGCCAAGTACGGCGTGCCCGAGCTGGCCGAGGGCGAGGCGTCCGGGTGGCGCATCACGGGGTGGATGGAACAGGTCGCCCGCAGCCAGCTCGACGTGGCCTTCGACTACCCGATCAAACTGCTGGCGAACGCCCTGGGCTCGCCGCCCGCCGATGTCGTGGCCCGCGCGCACGACCAGAATGTGCTTGTCGCGGCCCTCGCGGGCAGCGCCCGGCACGCGCGCAAGCACGCCGAGGGCGGCATCGACATCGTCGTCGCGCAGGGCTACGAGGCGGGAGGGCACACCGGCGAGATCGCCTCCATGGTGCTGACTCCCGAAGTCGTCGACGCCGTCGACCCGTTGCCGGTGCTCGCCGCCGGCGGTATCGGCAGCGGACGGCAGGTGGCCGCGGCGCTCGCCCTCGGCGCCCAGGGGGTCTGGCTGGGCTCCCTCTGGCTGACCGTCACCGAGGCCGACATGCACTCGACCGCGATCACGCAGAAACTGCTCGCGGCCGGCTCGGGCGACACCGTCCGCTCCCGCGCCCTGACCGGCAAACCCGCACGTCAGCTCCGCACCGACTGGACCGACGCCTGGGACTCCCCCGACGGACCCGGCACCCTCCCCATGCCCCTGCAGGGGCTGCTCGTCGCCGAGGCCGTGTCGCGCATCCAGAAGTACGAGGTCGCACCGCTCCTCGGCACACCGGTCGGTCAGATCGTCGGCCGGATGAACAGCGAGCGGAGCGTCCAGGCCGTCTTCGACGACCTGACCAGCGGTTTCGAGGAGGCCGTGAACCGAGTCAACCGGATCGCGGGACGGAACGCCGACGGAAGCAATGCCGAGGGAAGCGACACGGACGGAAAGGGCGGCCAGTCTTGAGCGAGAAGGTGAGCGAGAGCCCCAACGGTTTCTGGGCGCAGGCCGCCGCCGACCCCGAGCGCATGGTCCTCATCGCGCCGGACGGTGAGCAGTGGACCGCCGGACGGCTGCACGCCGCCACCAACCAACTGGTCCACGGGCTGCGCGCCGCCGGACTCGAACGCGGTGACGCCTTCGCCGTGGTCCTGCCCAACGGCGTCGAGTTCCTCGTGGCGTACCTGGCCGCCTCCCAGGCCGGGTTCTACCTGGTCCCGGTCAACCACCACCTCGTCGGGCCCGAGATCGCCTGGATCGTCTCCGACTCCGGCGCCAAGGTGCTCATCGCGCACGAGCGGTTCGCCGACGCGGCCCGAGCCGCCGCCGACGAGGCACAGCTTCCGGCGGAGCGGCGGTACGCGGTCGGCGAGGTCGACGGATTCCGGCCGTACGCCGGGCTCCTCGACGGACAGCCCGAGTCGCCGCCCGACGAGCGCACCCTCGGCTGGGTCATGAACTACACCTCGGGCACCACGGGCCGTCCGCGCGGCATCCGGCGCCCGTTGCAGGGCAAGCCGCCCGAGGAGGCGTACCTCGGCGGGTTCCTCGGCATCTTCGGCATCAAGCCGTTCGGCGGGAACGTCCACCTCGTCTGCTCGCCGCTCTACCACACCGCAGTGCTCCAGTTCGCGGGCGCGTCCCTGCACATCGGGCACCGCCTGGTACTGATGGACAAGTGGACGCCGGAGGAGATGCTCCGCGTCATCGACGCCCACAAGTGCACGCACACCCACATGGTGCCGACCCAGTTCCACCGGCTGCTGGCGCTGCCGGAACGGGTGCGGCGGGCGTACGACGTGTCGTCCATGCGGCACGCCATCCATGGTGCCGCGCCCTGCCCCGACCATGTGAAACGGGCCATGATCGACTGGTGGGGCGACTGTGTGGAGGAGTACTACGCGGCCAGTGAGGGCGGCGGGGCGTTCGCGACCGCCGAGGACTGGCTGAAGAAGCCCGGCACGGTCGGCAAGGCCTGGCCGATCAGTGAACTCGCGATCTTCGACGACGACGGCAACCGGCTGCCGCCCGGCGAACTCGGCACCGTCTACATGAAGATGAGCACCGGCGGCTTCGCGTATCACAAGGACGAGGGCAAGACGCGGAAGAACCGCATCGGGGACTTCTTCACCGTCGGCGACCTGGGTGTCCTCGACGAGGACGGCTACCTCTTCCTCCGGGACCGCAAGATCGACATGATCATCTCGGGCGGGGTCAACATCTACCCGGCCGAGATCGAGTCCGCCCTGCTCGCCCACCCCGCCGTCGCCGACGCCGCCGCCTTCGGCATCCCGAACGACGACTGGGGCGAGGAGGTCAAGGCGGTCGTGGAGGCGGCGCCCGGACATGTGCCGGGGCCCGACCTCGCCACCGAGATCCTCGGCCACTGCGCGCGCCAACTCGCCGGGTACAAGCGGCCCAAGAGCGTCGACTTCATCGACCGAATGCCGCGCGATCCCAACGGCAAGCTGTACAAACGGCGGTTGCGCGACCCGTACTGGGAGGGCCGTACGCGGCCAGTGTGAGCGGCCGTGTGAACGGTGGCGCGAACCGCGGTGTGGTCCCGCCCCGGCGACGGGGCGGAACCACACCGGACCGACCGTACTCATGTCCTTCGGGCCTTCGGGGCATCAGGCCTTCGGTAGGTCAGTCCGTCCGGCAGTTCATCAGCCGTGCACCCGGATCACCCGCAGCGCGGGCGACGACAGGATGTCCTTCTCGCAGAACCGTGCCTTGACCCACTTCTCGGCCGAGAACAGCCGAGTCTGGTCCGCGAAGTGGGGCGAGTTCGGATTCGACGACTGGGAGTACGTCAGCAGCGTGCGGGCCACCGGGCAGCGGCTGCCGTCCCAGCCCACGGCCTGGATGTGACTGGACCCGAACGCGTTGTCCCGGTAGCCGCCGTTCGCCGTGTCCCACACGGGCTCGATCTTGTTCCACACTCCCAGGGACTCGGTGCCGCCGCCGACCGGCAGGCGCCGACCGTTCCGTACGACGTACTGGTGGTCGCCGAGCCGGGCGTCCAGCGGGATGCCCGCCGCGCGCAGCTCCGTCACCGCGTCGGCGAGGGCCCTGGTGAAGCCCGGCGCGTCCGTGTTGAGCGTGTTGGGGGTACCGACCGGGTCCGCCGCAGAGAACGGCACCTTCCAGCGCTGCGCGGATGGCACAGCGCCGAGCAGCTTGCGCCAGAAGCGGTCGAAGAGCAGCGCCCCCCGGCTGTCGCTGTTCATGGTGCGGTCCCAGGACGCCAGCACACCGCACGCCTGGCTGACGTCAACTGCCGTACCGGAGCTACTGGTTGCCGTACCGCCCGGCAGGGCCGCGCAGGCCCGGGCCGCGTCGGCGGCGGCCAGCGCGCCCGACGTCGAACGGTTCGCGAACTGCTGCCGCTGGAGATCCGCGACCGTCAGCCCGCCCTTCGCGGCCAGCGCCGCCACATCGGCGACGGCACCACGGGTACGCGGTGAGGCGGCCGTGCGCACCGGGCCGAAGATCCGCTCGTAGCCGGTGATCGGCTTGTCGAGGTTGGTCAGCCACGCGCTGTCGTTGGAGTTCTCGACGTACGGCGTGTCCTTCAGCGTCGGCATCCGCGCGGGCCCGAAGATTCCGGGCGCCACTGCGTCCGGGTCGTCGCCGATCGCGCAGTCGGCGCGAGAGCCGTCGAGGACCGCGACGCCCGCCGCCGGGTAGAGGACCTTGCCGAGCGGCGTCGAGCAGGCGGCGGCCAACTCGTCGGTGATCCGGGGGAGTACCTGCGACTGGGCGAACAGGGAGTGCCCCGAGGAGTCGGCGGCGACGGTGTTCACCCAGGGTATGCCCTGGTGCTGGTCGAGGGAGTTGAGGACGTCGGCGGTACCGCGCGCCTTGCTGAAGCCGAGCGAGGTGTCGTAGAAGCGCAGGTTCGCCGCGTTCGGGTCGTTGAGCGCGTACGCCGTCGTCGTGGTCCAGGGCAACGGGAGATTGCCGGCGGGGGAGAGGACGACGGGGCCGTAGCGGGTCCACCACTGGGTGCGGGTCACCGGCGAGCCGTCCTTCACCGGGACGGTCACCGACCGGCGTGTCATCCGCTCGGGCCTGCCGTCGACCAGGTACGTCGTCGGGTCGGCGGGATCCAGCTTCAGCTGGTGGAGGCTGAGCGGCACACCGGTCGAGACGGTGTGGCTCCACGCCACGTTCGCGTTGTACCCGATGGAGATCGTCGGAGAGCCGAGCAACGACCCGCCCGCGACGTTCAGTTCACCCGGGATGGTCTGCTGGGACTGCCAGAACCGGCGTCCGCCCTGCCACGGGTAGTGCGGGTTGCCGAGCAGCAGGCCGCGGCCGTCGGCGGTCGTACTGCCGTTGAACGCGACGGCGTTGGAACCCATGTCGGAGAGGTCGAACAGCTCGCGCGCACCCTTGGCGGCGGCGGAGGCGCCCGGGAGAGCGGACTCCGTGGCCGTGGTCGTGCCTGTGGTGGACGCGGCCGGCGGCTGCGCGGCGGTGATCGCGTCGACGAGGCCGCCCTGTCCGCCGAGCACCGCGAGGGCGTAGGCGCGGGTGGCCACGTCGAGACCCGTCACGGGCCGGACCCAGGCGGCGCCCGCGCAGGCCGGGTCTTTGAATCGGTTCTGCTTCAGCCAGGCGTTGTAGCCGGCCGCCCAGCCGTTCATCAGGTCCTTGACGGCCTTGCTCGGGCCCAGCGGCGCGGGCTGGGCGATCAGCCGCTCGACCGTGCCGTTGTCCCGCACTCCACGGAAGTACAGATCGCTGGAGAGGTTGTCGGAGGCGTCGGAGAGCGAGAAGTCGCTCGCCGCCTCGGGCCCGAACCAGCGCGAGCGGTCCCCGCGCAGGGTCACGAAACCGTCGGCGAGCACACACACCTGGTCGGCGGCCTGCGCCCAGCCACTGCCGAAGCCGAGGTTCGCGTAGTCCTTCGCGACGATGTGCGGGATGCCGTACTCGGTGTAGCGGATCACGGCGGACAGACCGCCGTGGGACGGATGTTGCTGTGGCGCCTGCGATGCCTGTGACGGCCCGCTCTGCGCCGTGGCGGCGGGCAGTGCTGTCGTGGCGGTGAGTAATGCGGCGGCCGTGACGACGAGCCGTCTCAAACGGGTGCGCATCGTGCCTCCCAACGTCATTGAGGGAAGAAGCGGTTGAGCGTACCAACGGGTATGTTCCCTGACCCCCTCCGGTGCTTGACCTCGTTCGGTGACGGAACGAGGATCATGGGCTATGACGCAGCAATACGGGAGCACGGTTGACGGAGTGCTGCGGCGCAGCGCCCAGCGCGTTCCGGCGCGGACGGCGGTCGAGTACCGCGAGCGGGTCTGGACGTACGAGGAACTCGACGAGGCCGTCTCCCGTGCGGCGGGCGTTCTGCGTGCCGAAGGCCTGGCCCCCGGCGACCGGGTCGGCGCCTACGGCCACAACTCGGACGCCTACCTGATCGCCTTCCTCGCCTGCGCCCGGGCCGGACTCGTGCACGTCCCCGTCAACCAGAACCTCACCGGCGACGATCTCACCTACATCGTGGACCAGTCCGGCAGCACCCTGGTCCTGGCGGACCCGGACCTCGCCGACCGGCTCCCCGACGGCGTGCGGACCCTGCCGCTGCGCGACGCCGACGGCTCACTGCTCGCCCGGCTGGCCGACACCGCGCCCTACGACGGTCCCGAGTCGCGCACCGAGGACCTGGTGCAATTGCTGTACACCTCCGGGACCACCGCGCTGCCCAAGGGCGCGATGATGACCCACCGCTCCCTGGTGCACGAGTACCTGAGCGCGATCGCCGCCCTCGACCTGAGCCCCGGTGACCGGCCCGTGCACTCGCTGCCCCTCTACCACTCGGCGCAGATGCACGTGTTCCTACTGCCCTATCTCGCGGTAGGCGCCCCGAACGTCATCCTCGACGCACCGGACGGCGACGCGATCCTCGACCTCGTCGAAGCCGGTCGGGCGGACAGCCTGTTCGCACCGCCGACCGTGTGGATCGGCCTCGCGGGCCGCCCCGACTTCGCGACCCGCGACCTGAGCGGACTGCGCAAGGCGTACTACGGGGCGTCGATCATGCCGGTCCCCGTCCTGGAGCGGCTGCGCGAGCGGCTCCCGAAACTCGCCTTCTACAACTGTTTCGGCCAGAGCGAGATCGGCCCCCTCTCCATGGTTCTGGGGCCCTACGAGCACAAGGGCCGGCTGGACTCCTGCGGGCGCCCGGTTCTGTTCGTGGACGCGCGGGTGGTCGACGAGAACGGTGTGGAGGTGGCCGACGGCACGGCCGGCGAGGTCGTCTACCGGTCCCCGCAGCTGTGCGAGGGCTACTGGGACAAGCCCGAGGAGACGACAGCCGCTTTCCGCGACGGCTGGTTCCACTCCGGTGACCTGGCCGTCCGGGACGCCGACGGCTTCTACACCGTCGTCGACCGGGTGAAGGACGTCATCAACTCCGGTGGCGTACTGATCGCCTCACGTCAGGTCGAGGACGCCCTGTACACCCACGAGGCGGTCGCCGAGGTGGCCGTCGTCGGCCTTCCCGACGAGCGCTGGATCGAGGCGGTCACGGCGGTCGTCGTCGCGCGCGGCGAGGTGACGGAGGACGAACTCGTCGCCCACGCCCGCGAGAAGCTCGCCCACTTCAAGGCACCGAAGCGGGTTCTGTTCGTGGACGAGCTGCCGCGCAACGCGAGCGGGAAGATCCTCAAGCGCGAGCTGAGGGACCGGTTCGCGGATTCCTGACCGTCAGCCCTCCTCAGCGGCGGTGAAGGCCGCCTCCGAGGTGCTGACCGTCCCGGCGGTGCGCCCGGGGGCGCTCTGGTACTGCCAGTAGAGGTTGGTGTGCGCGATCACTTCGGCGGGTGCCGGAGCGCCGTACTTCGTGAGGTCCTGCGTGGTGTGGGCGTCACCGACGAGCGTCACGTCGTACCCGCGCACCAGGCCGCCGTGCAGGGTGGAACGGACACACGCGTCGGTCTGGGCACCCGTGACGACCAGTCGGCCGACCCCGTGCTCGGCGAGCACGTCCTCCAGCTCGGTGGCCTCGAAGGAGTCGCCGTATTTCTTGTGGACCAGCGGCTCGCTGTCGCGGCGGACCAGTTCCGGCACGTACTCCCAGCCTTCGCTGCCCGACTTCAGCTCGTCGCTGGAGTGCTGCACCCAGACCACGGGCACGCCCTCCGCACGGGCCTTGTCGACGAGGGTGTTGATGTTCGCGAGCACCTCGTCGCGGTTGTGGGCGCCGTCCACCACTTGGTTCTGGACGTCGATGACGAGCAGTGCGCTGTTCGGGCGGTCGGACAGGGTCGTCATGGGAACCTCTTCGTCTCCTCGGCGCGAATCCTGATAGCGCCACCCACACTAGAACCGACCACTGACAACGGCACCTGACCTGGTGTTTTCCCCGCCGACCCCCGCGTCCCGCAGCTCGGCGGCGGCACCGGGGCGGACCTTGCCGCGGACGGTGAGCCGTCCCCGGCACGGACCGCGCTACTTCTTCTCCGGCCCGTACGCCGTCATGAAGCGGTCCCGGAACTTGTCCATGCCCCACTCCGGGGCGTTGGCCGCGGGCTTGAGTCCGTCCGTCCAGCCCCAGTCGGCGACGCGGTCCAGCACCTTCGGGTCGCGGGCGACGATCGTGATGGGCACGTCCTTGTTGGTGGTGCCGCCCGTGACCGTCGGGACGGGCTGGTGGTCGCCGAGGAGGACGAGGACGGTGTTGTCGTCGCCGTAGCGCTGGACCCACTGGACCAGGCTGTCCAGGGAGTACTGG
The DNA window shown above is from Streptomyces sp. NBC_01451 and carries:
- a CDS encoding NAD(P)H-dependent flavin oxidoreductase — protein: MQTELSKKLGIEHAVFGFTPFPAVAAAISRAGGFGVLGAVRYTAPDDLKRDLDWIEAHVDGRPYGLDVVMPARKVEGVTEAEVEAMIPEGHRQFVRDTLAKYGVPELAEGEASGWRITGWMEQVARSQLDVAFDYPIKLLANALGSPPADVVARAHDQNVLVAALAGSARHARKHAEGGIDIVVAQGYEAGGHTGEIASMVLTPEVVDAVDPLPVLAAGGIGSGRQVAAALALGAQGVWLGSLWLTVTEADMHSTAITQKLLAAGSGDTVRSRALTGKPARQLRTDWTDAWDSPDGPGTLPMPLQGLLVAEAVSRIQKYEVAPLLGTPVGQIVGRMNSERSVQAVFDDLTSGFEEAVNRVNRIAGRNADGSNAEGSDTDGKGGQS
- a CDS encoding acyl-CoA synthetase, translated to MSESPNGFWAQAAADPERMVLIAPDGEQWTAGRLHAATNQLVHGLRAAGLERGDAFAVVLPNGVEFLVAYLAASQAGFYLVPVNHHLVGPEIAWIVSDSGAKVLIAHERFADAARAAADEAQLPAERRYAVGEVDGFRPYAGLLDGQPESPPDERTLGWVMNYTSGTTGRPRGIRRPLQGKPPEEAYLGGFLGIFGIKPFGGNVHLVCSPLYHTAVLQFAGASLHIGHRLVLMDKWTPEEMLRVIDAHKCTHTHMVPTQFHRLLALPERVRRAYDVSSMRHAIHGAAPCPDHVKRAMIDWWGDCVEEYYAASEGGGAFATAEDWLKKPGTVGKAWPISELAIFDDDGNRLPPGELGTVYMKMSTGGFAYHKDEGKTRKNRIGDFFTVGDLGVLDEDGYLFLRDRKIDMIISGGVNIYPAEIESALLAHPAVADAAAFGIPNDDWGEEVKAVVEAAPGHVPGPDLATEILGHCARQLAGYKRPKSVDFIDRMPRDPNGKLYKRRLRDPYWEGRTRPV
- a CDS encoding serine hydrolase; this encodes MTEDAAGDRLTRRQLVGRTMALGGALAFASLPAGPAEATPRTTGRHPALRHGSPERAGLLPRHLDQLVADAEAFLAPSPNHPWYAGAVLLAGRGSTVALHRPIGMAVRYAAYDEQTDTGVEFPASEQIRMSEDTVFDLASVSKLFTSILAVQQLERGALELEGRVAAYLPEFARAGKQGVTIRQLLTHTSGFRAWIPLYNAPSREEKLELIWNQAPLNPPGTKYLYSDLNLISLQLVLEKITGLPLDTQLRERITAPLGMHRTRYNPPASWKPAIAATEDARAPWSGLDRGLVWGEVHDENAYSLGGVAGHAGVFSSAWDLAVLGRTLLNGGAYGRARILSPASVELMFTDFNTAFPGDEHGLGFELYQHWYMGAMATPRTAGHTGFTGTSLVLDPTTDSFLVVLGNSVHPVRSWRSGSAPRVAAANNLARAVPVRPRHGRTAWFSGMASATTATLTLPPLATTARSRLRCALWWDTEPQSDVLVLESSADGGTTWQPVPFMTATPDGTAHEHQTGSVTGWSGRVWQRLSADLPAAPALVLRWRYTTDRLYTGRGAYVDGLTVRGTDGTAFDETRPADAARIEAVGWTASTN
- a CDS encoding phytoene desaturase family protein, with the translated sequence MPAHERPDRSGRPVRHDRYDTVIVGGGHNGLVAAAYLARAGKSVLVLERLAGTGGAAVSTRPFAGVDARLSRYSYLVSLLPRKIVRDLGLDFRVRGRTVSSYTPVERDGRPTGLLVGGGERRTREAFARLTGGEREYESWQRFYAMTGRVAERVFPTLTEPLPIRGELRRRIDDEDAWRTLFEEPIGAAVEANFEDDLVRGVVLTDALIGTFADAHDPSLRQNRCFLYHVIGGGTGAWDVPVGGMGALTDALAAAARNAGAVLATGHEAVRVDTDGRAAEVTYRTADGEGTVGARHVLVNASPQELAALTGEAPPSPAEGAQLKVNMLLTRLPRLKDTSVDPREAFAGTFHIAEGYEQLAAAHAQATAGELPAAPPSEIYCHSLTDPTILGPDLVERGYQTLTLFGLHTPARLFTRDHDAVRDELLKSTLAQLDAHLAESLADCLATDADGRPCIEAKTPLDLERDLRLPGGNIFHRDLSWPYAQEDSGRWGVETGNANVLLCGAGAVRGGGVSGVPGHNAAMAVLEADEG
- a CDS encoding penicillin acylase family protein, whose amino-acid sequence is MRTRLRRLVVTAAALLTATTALPAATAQSGPSQASQAPQQHPSHGGLSAVIRYTEYGIPHIVAKDYANLGFGSGWAQAADQVCVLADGFVTLRGDRSRWFGPEAASDFSLSDASDNLSSDLYFRGVRDNGTVERLIAQPAPLGPSKAVKDLMNGWAAGYNAWLKQNRFKDPACAGAAWVRPVTGLDVATRAYALAVLGGQGGLVDAITAAQPPAASTTGTTTATESALPGASAAAKGARELFDLSDMGSNAVAFNGSTTADGRGLLLGNPHYPWQGGRRFWQSQQTIPGELNVAGGSLLGSPTISIGYNANVAWSHTVSTGVPLSLHQLKLDPADPTTYLVDGRPERMTRRSVTVPVKDGSPVTRTQWWTRYGPVVLSPAGNLPLPWTTTTAYALNDPNAANLRFYDTSLGFSKARGTADVLNSLDQHQGIPWVNTVAADSSGHSLFAQSQVLPRITDELAAACSTPLGKVLYPAAGVAVLDGSRADCAIGDDPDAVAPGIFGPARMPTLKDTPYVENSNDSAWLTNLDKPITGYERIFGPVRTAASPRTRGAVADVAALAAKGGLTVADLQRQQFANRSTSGALAAADAARACAALPGGTATSSSGTAVDVSQACGVLASWDRTMNSDSRGALLFDRFWRKLLGAVPSAQRWKVPFSAADPVGTPNTLNTDAPGFTRALADAVTELRAAGIPLDARLGDHQYVVRNGRRLPVGGGTESLGVWNKIEPVWDTANGGYRDNAFGSSHIQAVGWDGSRCPVARTLLTYSQSSNPNSPHFADQTRLFSAEKWVKARFCEKDILSSPALRVIRVHG
- a CDS encoding acyl-CoA synthetase, translated to MTQQYGSTVDGVLRRSAQRVPARTAVEYRERVWTYEELDEAVSRAAGVLRAEGLAPGDRVGAYGHNSDAYLIAFLACARAGLVHVPVNQNLTGDDLTYIVDQSGSTLVLADPDLADRLPDGVRTLPLRDADGSLLARLADTAPYDGPESRTEDLVQLLYTSGTTALPKGAMMTHRSLVHEYLSAIAALDLSPGDRPVHSLPLYHSAQMHVFLLPYLAVGAPNVILDAPDGDAILDLVEAGRADSLFAPPTVWIGLAGRPDFATRDLSGLRKAYYGASIMPVPVLERLRERLPKLAFYNCFGQSEIGPLSMVLGPYEHKGRLDSCGRPVLFVDARVVDENGVEVADGTAGEVVYRSPQLCEGYWDKPEETTAAFRDGWFHSGDLAVRDADGFYTVVDRVKDVINSGGVLIASRQVEDALYTHEAVAEVAVVGLPDERWIEAVTAVVVARGEVTEDELVAHAREKLAHFKAPKRVLFVDELPRNASGKILKRELRDRFADS
- a CDS encoding cysteine hydrolase family protein, which encodes MTTLSDRPNSALLVIDVQNQVVDGAHNRDEVLANINTLVDKARAEGVPVVWVQHSSDELKSGSEGWEYVPELVRRDSEPLVHKKYGDSFEATELEDVLAEHGVGRLVVTGAQTDACVRSTLHGGLVRGYDVTLVGDAHTTQDLTKYGAPAPAEVIAHTNLYWQYQSAPGRTAGTVSTSEAAFTAAEEG